One stretch of Streptomyces sp. 135 DNA includes these proteins:
- a CDS encoding DUF4260 family protein codes for MATITSSTTAKPTGLAVVRRLVWFANAVVWSVLAVLEAVDHGWVAGLLAVFFFVAPDLTFLVGVRDAPHMSRGQLPPRAAPFYNAAHRALVPAALIVAVHTVGQAVWAPVLAALCGWLAHISYDRAFGYGLRTKEGFQRG; via the coding sequence ATGGCCACCATCACGTCCAGTACCACCGCGAAGCCCACCGGCCTCGCCGTCGTCCGCCGCCTCGTCTGGTTCGCCAACGCCGTGGTCTGGTCCGTCCTCGCCGTCCTCGAAGCCGTCGACCATGGCTGGGTCGCGGGCCTGCTCGCCGTCTTCTTCTTCGTCGCGCCCGACCTGACCTTCCTCGTCGGAGTCCGCGACGCGCCCCATATGTCGCGAGGCCAACTCCCGCCCCGCGCCGCCCCGTTCTACAACGCCGCCCACCGCGCCCTGGTCCCCGCCGCGCTCATCGTCGCCGTCCACACCGTCGGGCAGGCGGTCTGGGCACCCGTCCTCGCGGCCCTGTGCGGCTGGCTCGCCCACATCTCGTACGATCGCGCCTTCGGCTATGGACTGCGTACGAAGGAAGGGTTCCAGCGTGGCTGA
- the eccD gene encoding type VII secretion integral membrane protein EccD, translating into MSRTSGTSRTALSRVTLVGEQRRVDLVLPSREPVGLLLPEVLRLLGDQAAGRPMLRHLVTADGSALAHDSSLESAGIPDGAVLRLVRAEDAPSAPVVHDVTDEAADDLEGRAWRWGPATRRVVAGLATVLWALAAGVLARDEFALGDVGNALVGAAVLAGFAGIVWGRMKRQGLAATLIVTAGALGALGAWTSADAHAWSAAVRLAGVAMAVLLVLLFLGWFSPLGRGGLIGAGATLGCLVLWEASVASQDGARTVTEQARLGALLAVVSVVVLGVLPRLALMASGLSGLDDRRSGGTSVSRYRVTAALTATHRGLAVATVVLAVSAAAAGVLVLKEPTVWTVLLAVVTAVVLALRARAFPLVAEVVALFAAAAVVVVALVVVWLGRSPAAGPLAVLVVLALMPLVVLAVQPPEHVRVRLRRAGDLVESVGVLALLPLAIGVFGVYGRLLDTFA; encoded by the coding sequence TTGAGCCGCACGAGCGGTACGAGTCGTACGGCCTTGAGCCGGGTCACCCTGGTCGGAGAGCAGCGGCGGGTGGACCTTGTCCTTCCCTCCCGGGAGCCCGTCGGGCTCCTGCTTCCCGAAGTGCTGCGGCTGCTCGGTGATCAGGCCGCCGGCCGGCCCATGCTGCGGCATCTCGTCACCGCGGACGGCTCGGCCCTCGCGCACGACAGCTCCCTGGAGTCCGCCGGGATACCGGACGGCGCCGTGCTGCGGCTGGTGCGGGCCGAGGACGCGCCCTCCGCGCCCGTCGTGCACGACGTCACCGATGAGGCCGCCGACGATCTGGAGGGGCGGGCCTGGCGGTGGGGGCCCGCGACTCGGCGGGTGGTGGCCGGGCTTGCCACCGTTCTCTGGGCTCTTGCCGCAGGGGTGCTGGCGCGCGATGAGTTCGCGTTGGGGGACGTGGGCAACGCCCTGGTGGGTGCTGCCGTTCTGGCCGGCTTCGCCGGGATCGTGTGGGGGCGCATGAAGCGGCAGGGGCTCGCCGCCACATTGATCGTCACCGCCGGTGCCCTGGGCGCGCTCGGGGCATGGACGTCGGCCGATGCCCATGCCTGGTCCGCTGCCGTGCGGTTGGCCGGGGTGGCCATGGCCGTGCTGCTGGTGCTGCTCTTCCTGGGGTGGTTCTCGCCGTTGGGGCGGGGCGGGTTGATCGGGGCCGGGGCCACCCTCGGCTGCCTGGTTCTGTGGGAGGCGTCCGTCGCGTCGCAGGACGGGGCGCGGACCGTGACCGAGCAGGCCCGGCTGGGGGCCCTGCTCGCCGTCGTATCCGTGGTTGTTCTTGGTGTGCTGCCGCGGCTCGCCCTGATGGCCTCCGGTCTTTCGGGGCTGGACGACCGCCGTTCGGGCGGGACGTCGGTGAGCCGTTATCGCGTGACTGCCGCGCTGACCGCCACCCATCGTGGACTGGCTGTCGCCACCGTCGTGCTGGCCGTCTCGGCGGCGGCCGCCGGCGTGCTGGTGCTCAAGGAGCCGACCGTGTGGACCGTGCTCCTCGCCGTGGTCACGGCGGTGGTGCTCGCGCTGCGGGCCCGTGCCTTTCCGCTGGTCGCCGAGGTGGTCGCGCTGTTCGCTGCCGCCGCGGTCGTCGTCGTGGCGCTGGTCGTGGTGTGGCTGGGGCGCTCCCCTGCCGCGGGCCCGCTGGCCGTCCTTGTCGTACTCGCCCTGATGCCGCTCGTGGTGCTCGCGGTGCAGCCGCCCGAGCACGTGCGGGTGCGGCTTCGGCGGGCCGGGGACCTCGTGGAGTCCGTGGGCGTGCTCGCGCTGCTGCCGCTGGCCATCGGCGTGTTCGGTGTGTACGGGCGTCTGCTCGACACCTTCGCGTAG
- a CDS encoding TetR/AcrR family transcriptional regulator, with protein MADQHGTHGRPAWGRHLTPRAREIVAAARELLEESGAEKLTMRLLADRLGIKAPSLYKHFPDKSAVEVQLIAQMLDESAAVCEAAEAEAPGSLDALTDAYRAYALRHPHLYRLATERPLPRHALPEGLEERAAAPLMRACAGDVDLARALWAFGHGMVILEIHGRFPDGVDLDAAWRKGTRALHS; from the coding sequence GTGGCTGACCAGCACGGGACGCACGGCCGCCCGGCGTGGGGGCGACACCTCACCCCCCGGGCCAGGGAGATCGTCGCCGCGGCCCGGGAGTTGCTGGAGGAGTCCGGGGCCGAGAAGCTCACGATGCGTCTCCTCGCCGACCGGCTCGGCATCAAGGCGCCCTCCCTCTACAAGCACTTCCCCGACAAGTCCGCGGTGGAGGTGCAACTGATCGCGCAGATGCTGGACGAGTCCGCCGCGGTCTGCGAAGCCGCCGAGGCCGAGGCGCCCGGCTCCCTCGACGCCCTCACCGACGCCTACCGCGCCTACGCCCTGCGCCACCCGCACCTCTACCGCCTGGCCACCGAGCGCCCCCTCCCGCGCCACGCCCTCCCCGAGGGCCTGGAGGAGCGGGCCGCGGCCCCCCTGATGCGGGCCTGCGCCGGGGACGTCGACCTGGCCCGTGCCCTATGGGCGTTCGGGCACGGCATGGTCATCCTGGAGATCCACGGACGGTTCCCGGACGGCGTCGACCTCGACGCGGCATGGCGGAAGGGCACGCGGGCGTTGCACTCCTGA
- a CDS encoding DUF6177 family protein, with amino-acid sequence MTKDVIALTPTMPDIDVLLAGLFAGGPSLGVTSVHEGAVVQLCTPDGRPLVSVEAPLLIQVPGEAQRLLGAEVAAPRVPFWWTEARASTAVEEGERLAGSFAGRLAAVLDGTVWPPEAAHTDVVPLTPETATAAPAAPDSAPPAVDVLTDKAAVVIQDRPVVAMTSWLADALRTAAAGGLALQIVTPPHTRLTLPTRTALHGHPNRWVVQDPGCGYYDGLSGAELHWQDGHFTPVRSADGKTRVAEAFKPRTAPDAPGARQLGLSLHTTHPADEHLLLGGALEAAWQALTGTSPAGWSTAEPICLPWSRRQMTELARSRAQRSAPTWLTTIGTPERPAIATTRVTHTSSGIEEHIVLTLGYGADEAPPLDAVAPLAETLATEHGLASMLTTLRTAGRDLTVPPGFEAPPIPLAFTLGADAVNEIGRSHAQHPQAGARPTRLGPAARPALHYPLGDGTDPGSWATLQQLSRHLKRTQEGA; translated from the coding sequence GTGACCAAGGACGTCATCGCCCTCACGCCCACGATGCCCGACATCGACGTCCTGCTCGCCGGGCTCTTCGCGGGCGGCCCCTCCCTGGGCGTCACCAGCGTGCACGAGGGAGCCGTCGTCCAGCTCTGCACCCCGGACGGCCGCCCTCTCGTTTCCGTCGAAGCGCCCCTCCTCATTCAGGTCCCCGGCGAGGCGCAGCGCCTGCTCGGAGCCGAAGTGGCCGCCCCCCGCGTCCCGTTCTGGTGGACCGAAGCCCGCGCCTCCACCGCCGTCGAGGAGGGCGAGCGGCTCGCCGGTTCGTTCGCCGGACGCCTTGCCGCCGTGCTCGACGGCACGGTCTGGCCGCCGGAAGCCGCCCACACAGATGTCGTCCCGCTCACCCCCGAGACCGCCACCGCCGCCCCCGCGGCGCCGGACTCGGCACCTCCCGCCGTCGACGTCCTCACCGACAAGGCCGCGGTCGTCATCCAGGACCGCCCCGTCGTGGCGATGACCAGCTGGCTGGCCGACGCCCTGCGCACGGCTGCCGCCGGCGGCCTGGCCCTGCAGATCGTCACGCCACCACACACCAGGCTCACCCTGCCCACCCGCACCGCCTTGCACGGGCACCCCAACCGCTGGGTCGTGCAGGACCCCGGCTGCGGGTACTACGACGGCCTCTCCGGTGCCGAACTCCACTGGCAGGACGGCCACTTCACGCCGGTGAGGTCCGCGGACGGAAAGACCCGGGTGGCCGAAGCCTTCAAACCCAGGACCGCACCCGACGCTCCGGGCGCGCGCCAGCTGGGCCTCTCCCTTCACACGACCCACCCCGCAGACGAACACCTCCTGCTCGGCGGCGCCCTGGAAGCCGCCTGGCAGGCCCTCACCGGTACTTCACCGGCCGGATGGTCCACCGCCGAACCCATCTGCCTGCCCTGGTCCCGACGCCAGATGACCGAGCTGGCCCGCTCCCGTGCCCAGCGGTCCGCCCCCACGTGGCTGACCACCATCGGCACCCCCGAGCGCCCGGCCATCGCCACCACCCGCGTCACCCACACCTCGTCGGGCATCGAGGAGCACATCGTCCTCACCCTCGGTTACGGCGCCGACGAAGCCCCGCCCCTGGACGCCGTCGCCCCGCTGGCCGAGACCCTCGCCACCGAGCACGGCCTGGCCTCCATGCTCACCACACTCCGCACCGCCGGCCGGGATCTCACCGTCCCGCCCGGGTTCGAGGCCCCGCCGATCCCCCTCGCCTTCACCCTGGGCGCGGACGCAGTGAACGAGATCGGCCGCAGCCACGCCCAGCACCCACAGGCCGGCGCCCGCCCCACCCGACTCGGCCCCGCAGCCCGGCCCGCACTCCACTACCCCCTGGGAGACGGCACCGACCCAGGCTCCTGGGCGACACTCCAGCAGCTCAGCCGGCACCTGAAGCGGACACAGGAGGGAGCGTGA
- the eccCa gene encoding type VII secretion protein EccCa: MTHRLIHRPARSTRPLDTTPERTIEPPPNLPEGKMGNAATALLPMAGVMGSVVMMTVIRNSQFAAVGAIVLVFALLGAVALFLSQRGKAQRTRRTQRERYLEYVEEQREELGAVERELRRRARVLNPPPTALYDLVRDPARLWERRRLDADFLRVRLGTGDVPVQRLEIGQNSGSGVLTPPDPFMLNEARALQHRFTTATDFPLLAPLDRAGNVSVIGEREDVLRVARALLIQAAVTHAPDDVSIALGVPGERLDEWEWTKWLPHVLDTLRDDGPVAARRIAPSLDQLARQCAPDLRRRSSYAAEVRRGLSDRNALRMNDRLLVVSDCHGSTAAELPRPDTAVDLTGMGVTVLHLLEQQVHEPDQVSVRITVDGEKVTVEDLRTPDATPGHGTLDAVSIPGAEGLARMLAPLRLSAESAAEGTPISGPVDFPTLLGIDDPAALDLKRLWAPRGERDFLRVPVGLDDRHEPVLLDLKESSELGMGPHGLCVGATGSGKSELLRTLVLALVATHSPEDLALVLVDYKGGATFAPFTELPHVAGVITNLENQAGLVERVHTSLAGEVKRRQQVLKDAGNVADIGHYAALRAKQPELELEALPHLFVVIDEFGELLTAKPDFIDLFLSIGRIGRSIGVHLLLSSQRIESGKLKGLETYLSYRLGLRTFSADESRTVLDTVDAFQLPPLPGFGYLKVDTSTYERFKAGYVSGAHRGPALTGQSDDEPLAWLYPTYNTGQAPQADAPSEPPMRERETGPTVLSAMVDQLCTAAPPVRRIWLPPLPDALTLDRAAGPVQASERGLHLARRGDDAMRVPLGVLDDPAKQWQEPWFLDLTVAGGHTAVIGGPQSGKTTLLRTLALALSLTHTPADVAVYGLDLVGGGLSALAGLPHVGGIAGRADHERAARTVAEVRAQLALREELFREYGIDSVDQLRHLRARGRLTELGSTDIVLLIDGFGALRDEFSELDDTVADLLKRGSGYGIHIVAGMLRWNDVRIATQSMFGSRVELRLNDPSDSSVDRKLSETLTADTPGRVLTDAKLFAQTALPRIDGRPATGDLGPALERAARTLRASWHGELAAPVRVLPTALPAAKLPSPTAEPSRIPLGVDQDALAPAHLDLFGSDQHLLVLGDNECGKTNLLKLITRQLIDRHGDKDLVFGVFDPRRGLRGTVPEPYRGGYAHNAKLAAALATGIAGELEKRLPETADPDTIADGPGFTGPRIVILVDDYDILTTAGQQPLAPFLPYVSSAQDIGLHFVITRRVAGASRALYEPFLTTLRETGATALLMTGDRTEGQLFPGLYASTQPPGRGTLVRRGRRHQIIQTALAPETDTTDTETQRP, encoded by the coding sequence ATGACCCACCGCCTGATCCACCGCCCGGCCCGCTCCACCCGGCCACTGGACACCACGCCCGAGCGCACCATCGAACCGCCCCCGAACCTGCCCGAGGGCAAGATGGGCAACGCCGCCACCGCGCTCCTGCCCATGGCCGGCGTCATGGGCTCGGTCGTGATGATGACCGTCATCCGCAACAGCCAGTTCGCCGCCGTCGGCGCCATCGTCCTCGTCTTCGCCCTGCTCGGCGCGGTCGCCCTCTTCCTCTCCCAGCGCGGCAAGGCCCAGCGCACCCGGCGTACCCAGCGCGAGCGCTATCTCGAGTACGTCGAGGAGCAGCGTGAGGAACTGGGCGCCGTCGAGCGGGAGTTGCGACGCCGGGCACGGGTCCTCAATCCGCCTCCGACAGCCCTGTACGACCTGGTGCGCGACCCGGCCCGGCTGTGGGAGCGACGCCGTCTCGACGCGGACTTCCTGCGCGTGCGGCTCGGCACCGGCGACGTACCCGTGCAGCGCCTGGAGATCGGGCAGAACTCGGGCAGCGGCGTGCTGACCCCGCCCGACCCCTTCATGCTGAACGAAGCGCGGGCCCTGCAGCACCGGTTCACCACCGCCACCGACTTCCCCCTCCTGGCGCCCCTGGACCGCGCGGGCAACGTCAGCGTCATCGGCGAACGCGAGGACGTACTCCGGGTGGCCCGGGCTCTACTGATCCAGGCCGCCGTGACCCACGCACCGGACGATGTCTCGATCGCGCTCGGCGTGCCCGGCGAACGCCTGGACGAGTGGGAGTGGACCAAGTGGCTGCCGCACGTCCTCGACACACTGCGGGACGACGGGCCGGTCGCCGCCCGGCGCATCGCGCCCAGCCTCGATCAGCTCGCCCGCCAGTGCGCCCCGGACCTGCGACGCCGGTCCTCCTACGCCGCCGAAGTGCGCCGCGGCCTCTCCGACCGCAACGCGCTGCGGATGAACGACCGGCTCCTGGTGGTCAGCGACTGCCACGGCAGCACGGCCGCCGAACTGCCCCGCCCGGACACGGCCGTCGACCTCACCGGCATGGGCGTGACCGTGCTCCACCTGCTCGAACAGCAGGTGCACGAACCCGACCAGGTGTCGGTGCGCATCACCGTCGACGGCGAGAAGGTCACCGTCGAGGACCTGCGCACCCCCGACGCGACGCCCGGACACGGAACCCTCGACGCGGTCAGCATTCCGGGCGCCGAAGGCCTGGCCCGCATGCTCGCCCCGCTGCGCCTGTCGGCCGAGTCCGCCGCCGAGGGCACCCCGATCTCCGGCCCGGTCGACTTCCCCACCCTCCTCGGCATCGACGACCCGGCCGCCCTCGACCTGAAGCGGCTGTGGGCGCCACGCGGCGAACGCGACTTCCTGCGCGTACCCGTCGGCCTCGACGACCGCCACGAGCCGGTCCTGTTGGACCTCAAGGAGTCCTCCGAGCTGGGCATGGGCCCGCACGGACTCTGTGTCGGCGCGACCGGCTCCGGCAAGAGCGAACTCCTGCGCACCCTCGTCCTGGCCCTGGTCGCCACGCACTCCCCCGAGGACTTGGCGCTCGTCCTGGTCGACTACAAGGGCGGCGCCACCTTCGCCCCCTTCACCGAACTCCCGCACGTCGCCGGGGTCATCACCAACCTGGAGAACCAGGCCGGGCTCGTCGAACGGGTCCACACCAGCCTGGCCGGCGAGGTCAAGCGCCGCCAGCAGGTCCTCAAGGACGCGGGCAACGTCGCCGACATCGGCCACTACGCCGCCCTGCGCGCCAAGCAGCCCGAGCTCGAGCTGGAGGCGTTGCCCCATCTCTTCGTCGTCATCGACGAGTTCGGGGAGCTCCTCACCGCCAAGCCCGACTTCATCGACCTGTTCCTGTCCATCGGCCGCATCGGCCGCTCCATCGGCGTCCACCTGCTGCTCTCCAGCCAACGCATCGAATCCGGCAAGCTCAAGGGCCTGGAGACCTACCTCTCCTACCGGCTCGGCCTGCGCACCTTCTCCGCCGATGAGTCCCGCACCGTCCTGGACACGGTCGACGCCTTCCAGCTGCCGCCACTGCCGGGCTTCGGCTATCTCAAGGTCGACACATCGACGTACGAACGCTTCAAAGCGGGCTACGTCTCCGGCGCACACCGCGGCCCGGCCCTGACCGGCCAGTCCGATGACGAACCCCTCGCCTGGCTCTATCCCACCTACAACACCGGGCAGGCCCCCCAGGCCGACGCGCCATCAGAACCGCCCATGCGGGAGCGGGAGACCGGCCCGACGGTCCTTTCGGCCATGGTCGACCAGCTCTGCACCGCCGCTCCCCCCGTACGCCGCATCTGGCTGCCCCCGCTGCCCGACGCCCTCACCCTCGACCGGGCCGCCGGCCCCGTCCAAGCCTCCGAACGCGGCCTTCACCTCGCCCGGCGGGGCGATGACGCGATGCGCGTACCCCTGGGCGTACTCGACGACCCGGCCAAACAGTGGCAGGAACCCTGGTTCCTGGACCTGACCGTCGCGGGCGGTCATACCGCCGTCATCGGCGGCCCGCAGTCCGGCAAGACGACCCTGCTGCGCACCCTCGCGCTCGCCCTGTCCCTCACCCACACCCCGGCCGACGTCGCCGTGTACGGCCTGGACCTGGTCGGCGGCGGGCTCTCCGCCCTGGCCGGTCTTCCGCACGTCGGCGGCATCGCGGGCCGCGCCGACCACGAACGCGCCGCGCGCACCGTGGCCGAGGTCCGCGCCCAACTCGCCCTGCGCGAAGAGCTGTTCCGCGAGTACGGGATCGACTCCGTCGACCAGCTGCGCCACCTGCGGGCACGGGGCAGACTGACCGAACTCGGTTCGACCGACATCGTCCTGCTCATCGACGGATTCGGCGCGCTGCGCGACGAGTTCTCCGAGCTCGACGACACCGTCGCCGACCTCCTCAAACGTGGCAGCGGCTACGGCATCCACATCGTGGCCGGCATGCTGCGCTGGAACGACGTACGCATCGCCACCCAGTCCATGTTCGGCTCGCGTGTCGAGCTGCGTCTCAACGACCCTTCGGACTCGAGTGTCGACCGCAAGCTGTCCGAGACGCTGACCGCGGACACTCCGGGCCGGGTCCTGACCGACGCCAAGCTCTTCGCCCAGACCGCCCTGCCCCGCATCGACGGCCGACCCGCCACCGGCGACCTCGGCCCCGCCCTGGAGCGCGCGGCCCGCACGCTGCGGGCGAGCTGGCACGGCGAACTCGCCGCGCCGGTAAGGGTGTTGCCCACCGCGCTGCCCGCCGCGAAACTGCCCTCACCCACCGCCGAGCCCTCCCGCATCCCGCTCGGCGTCGACCAGGACGCCCTCGCCCCGGCCCACCTCGACCTGTTCGGCAGCGACCAGCACCTGCTGGTCCTCGGCGACAACGAATGCGGCAAGACGAACCTGCTGAAGCTGATCACCCGGCAGCTCATCGACCGCCACGGCGACAAGGACCTGGTCTTCGGCGTCTTCGACCCGCGCCGGGGTCTGCGCGGCACCGTCCCCGAGCCCTACCGCGGCGGCTACGCCCACAACGCCAAGCTCGCCGCCGCCCTCGCCACCGGCATCGCGGGCGAACTCGAAAAGCGCCTCCCGGAGACCGCCGACCCCGACACGATCGCCGACGGGCCCGGCTTCACCGGCCCCCGCATCGTCATCCTCGTAGACGACTACGACATCCTCACCACCGCGGGCCAGCAGCCCCTGGCGCCCTTCCTGCCCTACGTCTCCTCCGCCCAGGACATCGGCCTGCACTTCGTCATCACCCGCCGCGTCGCCGGAGCCTCCCGCGCCCTGTACGAGCCCTTCCTCACCACCCTGCGCGAGACCGGCGCCACCGCCCTGCTCATGACCGGCGACCGCACCGAAGGCCAGCTCTTCCCCGGCCTCTACGCCTCCACCCAACCCCCCGGCCGCGGCACCCTGGTCCGCCGCGGCCGACGCCACCAGATCATCCAGACCGCCCTCGCCCCAGAGACCGACACCACCGACACGGAGACCCAGCGACCGTGA
- a CDS encoding type VII secretion protein, protein MAQEDDWQRNVLRDLGAGIGPAGEPTDVLRGTDGDRRPAPRPTAPARPVRSDARPIHGNARDPRIPMPAPESVPTVDPRLARALGSPQHGESAVRRTGRSLRKLTASAGQEVTEQTRLAREVQQPVTTGRVIAVTSIRGGVGKSTVSALLARTFNHYRHDPVLALEADAALGTLPVRLGAESVRWACADLAPILSPAMQLTDVTGYLVPVTDGGWLLPASRGRVGAPLDVPTYRTVTLALRRYFAVTVVDCETLPGEVARTAMDTAHARVVVAPMTAEGVGGTRIVLDWLAQLPHSALATTVVALSANSPDTTLDLKAATAHLRETGAAVVALPYDRHLAQGGPIHTGMLGQNSRDAAVRLAAEAMGRAVRVR, encoded by the coding sequence ATGGCTCAGGAAGACGACTGGCAGCGGAACGTACTGAGGGATCTCGGAGCGGGCATCGGCCCGGCGGGCGAGCCGACCGATGTGCTCCGCGGAACGGACGGTGACCGACGGCCCGCTCCCCGGCCGACGGCTCCGGCCCGCCCCGTACGCAGCGACGCCCGCCCCATACACGGCAACGCCCGCGACCCTCGCATCCCCATGCCCGCCCCCGAGTCCGTCCCCACCGTCGACCCCCGCCTGGCCCGCGCCCTGGGCAGCCCGCAGCACGGCGAATCCGCGGTCCGCCGCACCGGACGCTCGCTGCGCAAGCTCACCGCGTCGGCCGGCCAGGAGGTCACCGAGCAGACCCGGCTCGCCCGCGAGGTGCAGCAGCCGGTCACCACCGGCCGTGTCATCGCCGTCACGTCGATCCGGGGCGGGGTCGGCAAGTCCACCGTCTCCGCGCTCCTGGCCCGGACCTTCAACCACTACCGGCACGACCCCGTCCTCGCCCTGGAGGCGGACGCCGCGCTCGGTACCCTGCCGGTCCGCCTCGGCGCCGAGTCGGTGCGCTGGGCCTGCGCGGACCTCGCCCCCATCCTCAGCCCCGCCATGCAACTCACCGACGTCACCGGCTACCTGGTCCCCGTGACCGACGGCGGCTGGCTGCTGCCCGCGAGCCGGGGACGCGTCGGCGCCCCGCTCGACGTACCCACCTACCGCACCGTCACCCTCGCCCTGCGCCGCTACTTCGCCGTCACCGTGGTCGACTGCGAGACCCTGCCCGGCGAGGTGGCCCGCACCGCCATGGACACCGCCCACGCCCGCGTGGTCGTCGCCCCGATGACCGCCGAGGGCGTCGGCGGCACCCGCATCGTCCTGGACTGGCTGGCCCAGCTGCCGCACTCGGCCCTGGCCACCACCGTGGTCGCGCTGTCCGCCAACTCCCCCGACACGACACTTGATCTGAAGGCCGCCACCGCGCATCTGCGGGAGACCGGGGCGGCCGTCGTCGCCCTGCCCTACGACCGTCACCTGGCCCAAGGAGGCCCCATCCACACCGGCATGCTCGGCCAGAACTCCCGGGACGCCGCCGTGCGGTTGGCGGCCGAGGCGATGGGGCGGGCGGTGCGGGTGCGATGA
- a CDS encoding AraC family transcriptional regulator produces MGIGGTDDMGNQAARAAGRPREHAHWARAPLGPGGDSLDLLTARFDRHRYAPHYHEEFTVGVCVGGTEIIDYRGGRLHVGPGSIVVLAPGEVHTGGPGATDGYAYRAMYPAPSLLTEATATPPHFPDPLVDDPQLAAALRAAHTELSAHADPLEAESRLPWLLTALARRHGGARPLTDHASLGRGPGADHITRTVRDRLADELLAPPSLAELAAPLGLSRYQLLRAFRTSTGMPPYAWLAQHRVKRARAHLEAGLRPAEAASLVGFADQAHLTRWFRRVLGVTPAAYRDSVRPQQRSRQRAPARPRLPA; encoded by the coding sequence ATGGGCATAGGCGGCACGGACGACATGGGCAACCAGGCGGCACGGGCGGCGGGGCGTCCCCGCGAGCACGCACACTGGGCCAGGGCGCCCCTCGGCCCGGGCGGCGACTCCCTCGACCTGCTGACCGCCCGCTTCGACCGGCACCGCTACGCCCCGCACTACCACGAGGAGTTCACCGTCGGCGTCTGCGTCGGCGGGACCGAGATCATCGACTACCGGGGCGGGCGGCTGCACGTCGGGCCCGGCTCCATCGTCGTCCTCGCCCCCGGAGAGGTGCACACCGGCGGCCCCGGCGCCACCGACGGCTACGCCTACCGCGCCATGTACCCCGCGCCGTCCCTCCTCACCGAGGCCACCGCCACCCCGCCGCACTTCCCCGACCCGCTGGTCGACGACCCCCAACTGGCGGCGGCCCTGCGCGCCGCCCACACCGAGCTGAGCGCCCACGCCGACCCGCTGGAGGCCGAGTCCCGCCTCCCGTGGCTGCTCACGGCGCTCGCCCGCAGACACGGCGGCGCCCGCCCCCTCACCGACCACGCCTCCCTTGGGCGCGGCCCCGGCGCCGACCACATCACCCGCACCGTCCGGGACCGGCTCGCCGACGAACTCCTCGCCCCGCCCTCCCTCGCCGAACTCGCCGCCCCGCTCGGCCTCTCCCGCTACCAGCTCCTGCGCGCCTTCCGTACGTCGACGGGCATGCCGCCCTACGCCTGGCTCGCCCAGCACCGGGTCAAGCGGGCCCGCGCCCACCTGGAGGCGGGCCTGCGCCCCGCCGAGGCGGCCTCCCTCGTGGGCTTCGCAGACCAGGCGCACCTCACCCGCTGGTTCCGCAGGGTCCTCGGAGTGACCCCGGCGGCGTACCGCGACAGCGTCAGGCCGCAACAGCGTTCAAGACAGAGGGCGCCGGCGCGCCCGAGACTGCCCGCATGA